Within Triticum dicoccoides isolate Atlit2015 ecotype Zavitan chromosome 1B, WEW_v2.0, whole genome shotgun sequence, the genomic segment TATCCATCTGCATACAACCACTAACAAGAAGTAAGATATTTATGCTAGCATGATATAATGCCACGTCTTCATCGGAACTTCATACACTTCAGATTTCACCATCCCAGAAATCCTCCACGGTTTTGTTAATACCTTGGGGGTGAACTACAAATTCAGCTCTTAGAGTCTTAATTTGCATATAAAGGACCAAAACAATCTCAATAGCCAATGTCAGAGGGTAATTCTATGGATTGACATGCACTATGTTTCTAGAAAATAATGATCAAAACATTAACGTttttaagattttttttgaaaggaCAAAACATTGCATATTACCATCAAGGTGCGCTAAGCCAATATAACCAACATAATAAAGATAGGAAGGACCATTTGCAATTTTGCATGGAGGAAAATAGAGGAGTTTATGCATGCCTGTGGGATTTCAGAGAACTTTGACATCAAATCTTCAGGAATAGACCAGTCAAATATGTTAAAGTTCTCCTTTATCCTTGTTTGATTGATGCTTTTTGGAAGTACACTCTGACCCATTTGAAGGCCCCAGCGTAGAGCAACCTGTGCAGGACTTCTCTGCAACTTCTCGGCAATAGAGATGACAATAGGGTTGCTAAGAAAGCTTGGACCCGTGAACGCAGGTGATCCAGGTCTACCTAAGGGTGAATATGCCTGCAAAAATGAAAGTAAAAATTTGTGAACAACCTAAGGTAAACTAACCAATGGAGAAGTGATTTTCAAGAAAACAACCTAAAGTAAACTAACCAAGGGAGAAGTGTTATTCAAGAAACTTGGGCAGTATCTtattgaaaaagaagaagaagagggaaaatTGCTGGTACATTGGTGATATTCGAAACTTACAGAAAGATGAACACCCTTTGACTCGCAAAGTTCACGGAGTTTCATTTGCTGCCAACCTGGATGGGACTCAACCTGGTTGACAGCAGGAATTACTCTAGCAATGGCAAGCAAATCCTCCATCCTCTTGCAAGAAAAGTTGCTCACACCGATTGCACGAGTCTTGCCGGAGTAGTATAACTTCTCCATCGCCCCCCATGTAGCAGGGACATCAAGAGGAATATAGTTTTCAGCGGTTCGGACAGCTCCTTTGTTAGTTCGGACCGGAGCGTGGATCTGCACAATATAGTACATTATCAGTAAATCAACTAAGGCACATTCATATATTTTTTCGAAAAGGCATTCATACAGTTAAAGCAACTTTTACTTCACACTGAGCTCAGGAATGCACTTCATTCAGTTAAAAAAAAAACACTTCATCGTTCAGTAAATGTAATACTATTAGGTTTTGTTTGACCCTCTCAATCTTTTTACGCCAAAGAAGTTGCTTAGAGGTGAGTCATATTTGTACTTTCAGTACTGCGTGGGGGGACAGGCATATCACAGTACGTTCGCTGTTAAATGGATAGACAATCAAGCATAGAAATTTACAAGGAACAGGTCTAAGTACTCCAGTTGCAAATCTTCAAGAGTAGTGTCAATGCCCTCTGGCACATCTTCTGGGGCGTGATTACCAGACCTGCAAAATCCAAAACATCTTTTGACAACACGGCCCTGCAAATTACATACAAATGATGAAACTAGGGTACAAAGGAACGAGTCCTAACCACAACTTAGAAGAGATAAATAAATCTTCACGCTTAACCACGCAGTCCTCAAACAGTTTCTTCAGAGCCAGACCAATCTATAAAAGGGTGCAGATTCAATTTGCTTGGTTATATGACAAAACGCACAAGGTTACAGATGGACAGTTTTGTGTAGCAGAAATGACTTCAGATAAAAATAATAATGATGACATGAGTCTCATACTCTCATGACTAACCACCAACATTTCATGTACCTATCATTTTCCTGATCTTATAGAAAGCTATGGCTCAAGTATTACCTCCTTCTCATTGCggtacgctggagcacaatcaatatGCCGATATCCGGCCTGTATTATAAATGCATCAAACTCTTAGATTTTGATGAGATAGTATAGTTTAACATTTCAAGATTAAGAGTTAAGACTAGGAAAGGCTTCAGTAGCATTTTCCAGAGCTTAAACCCAGTGGCGGAGCTTCAGCGGAAAAAGAGGAGGACAAAGAGAATGCAAAAGTAGAATTTAGCGAGAAAAGAAGCAAAAAGTGCCCAAAACTAAGTGAACGTAGGCTAAACaggtggaattttggaatcacagaGATAACCTTATAACTTATTGTGTTGCTTGTTGTAGGTGCCAAGATGCCCTGCTCCAGATTAAATCACACACATTGTAGCGTGTGAGCACTTCAAGTGCAACTAAGACTCGAATTTAAGAATGGGATGCACGTTGTTCAGACGGTGAAGTTCTTGCTTATGATGTGAGTTGCAAGGGGACTA encodes:
- the LOC119350550 gene encoding NADPH-dependent aldo-keto reductase, chloroplastic-like, with product MKCIPELSIHAPVRTNKGAVRTAENYIPLDVPATWGAMEKLYYSGKTRAIGVSNFSCKRMEDLLAIARVIPAVNQVESHPGWQQMKLRELCESKGVHLSAYSPLGRPGSPAFTGPSFLSNPIVISIAEKLQRSPAQVALRWGLQMGQSVLPKSINQTRIKENFNIFDWSIPEDLMSKFSEIPQIKTLRAEFVVHPQGIYKTVEDFWDGEI